From a region of the Canis lupus dingo isolate Sandy chromosome 5, ASM325472v2, whole genome shotgun sequence genome:
- the CALB2 gene encoding calretinin gives MASPQPQPPYLHLAELTASQFLEIWKHFDADGNGYIEGKELENFFQELEKARKGSGMMSKSDNFGEKMKEFMQKYDKNSDGKIEMAELAQILPTEENFLLCFRQHVGSSTEFMEAWRKYDTDRSGYIEANELKGFLSDLLKKANRPYDEPKLQEYTQTILRMFDLNGDGKLGLSEMSRLLPVQENFLLKFQGMKLTSEEFNAIFTFYDKDGSGYIDENELDALLKDLYEKNKKEMNIQQLTSYRKSVMSLAEAGKLYRKDLEIVLCSEPPM, from the exons ATGGCCAGCCCGCAGCCACAGCCGCCCTACCTGCACCTGGCCGAGCTGACGGCGTCCCAGTTCCTGGAAATCTGGAAGCACTTTGACGCAGACG GAAATGGATATATTGAAGGTAAAGAGCTAGAAAACTTTTTCCAAGAGCTGGAGAAGGCAAGAAAAGGCTCTGGCATG ATGTCAAAGAGTGACAATTTTGGGGAGAAGATGAAGGAGTTCATGCAGAAGTATGACAAGAACTCAGATGGCAAAATCGAGATGGCCGAG CTGGCGCAGATCCTGCCAACCGAGGAGAACTTCCTTCTGTGCTTCAGGCAGCACGTGGGCTCCAGCACCGAGTTTATGGAG GCTTGGCGAAAGTACGACACCGACAGAAGTGGCTACATTGAAGCCAACGAGCTCAAG GGATTTCTGTCTGACCTGCTGAAGAAGGCAAACCGGCCATACGATGAACCCAAACTCCAGGAATACACCCAAACCATA CTGCGGATGTTCGACTTGAACGGGGATGGCAAACTGGGCCTCTCGGAGATGTCCCG ACTCTTGCCTGTACAGGAAAACTTCCTGCTTAAATTTCAG GGCATGAAGCTGACCTCAGAGGAGTTCAACGCGATTTTCACATTTTACGACAAG gACGGGAGTGGCTATATTGATGAGAATGAGCTGGATGCCCTTCTGAAGGATCTGTATGAGAAAAACAAGAAG GAAATGAATATCCAGCAGCTCACCAGCTACAGAAAGAGCGTCATGTCCTTGGCTGAGGCCGGGAAGCTCTACCGCAAGGACCTGGAGATCGTCCTCTGCAGCGAGCCCCCCATGTAa